From the Clostridium sp. Marseille-P299 genome, one window contains:
- a CDS encoding GNAT family N-acetyltransferase — MLKAVIFDMDGVLIDSEPLHTQAAINVMKRFGVSIDDEYFSSFIGSTDKHMFEVLKEKYQLSNSIEDFLLANKQEKEKLLKTNGYPAIPYIKELIINLYNNNMKLAIASSSPMDAIMDTANSLDITSYFSRYVSGRDLKNPKPAPDVFLKACEELKILPSEAIVIEDSNNGVRAAKNAGITCIGFYNPNSGNQDLSLADIIVEGFEEINYTFVNNTYLRSKGEPLTIGMTNRLIIRELTNNDFKDIYTMSKNPNVLKFINDMNEPYEVEFEKHKSHISNMYNFYGYGIWGIFLKDNGKLIGRCGLQNSLIGEITEIELGYLIDYDYWNNGYALEASEFVINYAKHNLDINRIIAVIDTNNIKSIKVATKLGMKLEKEINHNDKDCFLYVI, encoded by the coding sequence GTGATTTTCGACATGGACGGCGTATTGATTGATAGTGAACCATTACATACCCAAGCTGCAATTAATGTTATGAAACGCTTTGGTGTCTCTATTGACGATGAATACTTCTCATCTTTTATTGGAAGTACGGATAAACATATGTTTGAAGTATTAAAAGAAAAATATCAATTAAGTAATTCAATTGAAGATTTTTTATTAGCAAACAAACAAGAAAAGGAAAAATTATTAAAAACAAATGGTTATCCCGCTATCCCTTATATAAAAGAATTGATCATTAATTTATATAACAATAATATGAAGTTAGCAATTGCCTCCTCCTCTCCTATGGACGCCATTATGGATACGGCAAATTCACTAGATATCACCTCTTATTTTTCCCGATATGTATCTGGTAGAGATCTTAAAAATCCAAAACCAGCTCCTGATGTATTTTTAAAGGCATGCGAAGAACTAAAGATTTTACCATCTGAAGCAATTGTCATTGAAGACTCTAATAACGGTGTTAGAGCTGCTAAAAATGCAGGAATCACTTGTATTGGTTTTTATAATCCTAATTCAGGGAATCAAGATTTAAGTCTTGCAGACATTATCGTTGAAGGCTTTGAAGAAATTAATTATACATTTGTAAATAACACTTATTTACGTTCTAAAGGTGAACCGCTAACCATTGGTATGACAAATCGTTTAATAATACGCGAACTTACTAATAATGATTTTAAAGATATTTATACTATGTCTAAAAATCCAAATGTTTTAAAATTTATCAATGATATGAATGAGCCATATGAAGTTGAGTTTGAAAAACATAAATCTCATATTAGTAATATGTATAATTTTTATGGTTATGGCATTTGGGGGATCTTTTTAAAAGATAATGGTAAATTAATTGGTAGATGTGGCTTGCAAAATAGTTTAATAGGCGAAATTACCGAAATAGAATTGGGTTATCTTATTGACTATGATTATTGGAACAATGGATATGCCTTGGAAGCGTCTGAATTTGTTATAAATTACGCAAAACATAACTTAGATATCAATCGAATTATCGCAGTTATTGATACCAATAATATTAAATCAATAAAAGTTGCAACAAAACTTGGGATGAAACTAGAAAAAGAGATAAATCATAATGATAAGGATTGTTTTTTGTATGTAATATAA